One genomic window of Medicago truncatula cultivar Jemalong A17 chromosome 1, MtrunA17r5.0-ANR, whole genome shotgun sequence includes the following:
- the LOC25484363 gene encoding uncharacterized protein — protein sequence MENVSLWVQKEGQWKKDSLLALCSDREELSDKDSSKSQLKKLIKRSNSHSSIPVNAIQSQISKVFYKGLFFRHVSGLDNRIPKHMVSADEKYLRRCLEFVHNHAVKATQWNIPLSLRATNIGTLSESLSTGESFVFNCPAAMETRGVVISSETGEEWTLGTVMESKSMINILNSALLKKFGDSDRKESLNRMNFSDAEGLICYDFMDSSSGLSISSSYNLKKETTPFAQNHNYGSIPVHKRLASTSSATSTSSDWMSSTSTLSQGMIQCTWKRGLPHFIFSADDQKEVYVAKLRKVVESTDDKAFDYVYQFHLNKGSQKGREIADDDLPLVGKMNVSTSFTLCSNSCRVMETEFTLFHNIEVYDNRSEYSHHMKNKGLKKKVSQVFRTNPSSKHRTLSRFNRSGAVAESCLWDPQIDLLDANVPPNFEMASIVVKDHLPCNRPEKIGGWGLKFLNKSGVNKTASPSESCNQNNDDCSSSMSILIPAGLHGGPRTRNGGPSSLIDRWRSGGHCDCGGWDEGCPLTVLQKRSSKVEVLSQVDTKGECMSVDLVTQGSNDISPALRMVNVHGGLYYIHFNQPLSALQSFSIAVAIIHMQSPTLRPNSAQELS from the exons ATGGAAAATGTAAGCTTATGGGTTCAAAAAGAGGGTCAATGGAAAAAAGATTCATTGCTTGCGTTGTGCAGTGATAGGGAAGAATTATCAGACAAAGATTCTTCAAAGTCTCAGCTAAAGAAGCTGATTAAAAGGTCAAACTCTCATTCATCAATACCTGTAAATGCTATTCAATCACAAATCAGTAAAGTTTTCTACAAGGGTTTATTTTTCCGACATGTTAGTGGACTTGACAATAGGATTCCAAAGCATATGGTGAGCGCAGATGAGAAATATCTTCGTCGCTGTCTTGAATTCGTACATAACCATGCAGTAAAAGCAACTCAATGGAACATACCTTTGAGCTTAAGAGCAACAAACATAGGGACTTTATCAGAAAGCTTGAGTACAGGTGAATCTTTTGTCTTTAATTGTCCCGCAGCCATGGAGACCAGGGGAGTAGTTATAAGTTCTGAAACCGGAGAAGAGTGGACTTTAGGGACAGTCATGGAGAGCAAGAGTATGATAAATATATTGAATAGTGCTTTGCTTAAGAAGTTTGGTGATTCAGATAGAAAGGAGAGTTTGAACAGGATGAACTTTTCTGATGCTGAGGGATTGATATGCTATGATTTTATGGACTCTTCTAGCGGTTTAAGTATATCTTCATCGTATAATCTCAAAAAGGAAACAACACCGTTTGCGCAAAATCATAATTACGGGTCCATTCCTGTCCATAAAAGGCTTGCTTCCACTTCTAGCGCCACCTCTACTAGTTCTGATTGGATGTCTTCAACCTCTACTTTATCTCAGGGTATGATCCAATGTACATGGAAGCGAGGGTtacctcattttattttttctgcgGACGATCAGAAAGAGGTTTACGTGGCAAAATTGAGGAAGGTAGTAGAGTCAACAGATGATAAGGCTTTTGACTATGTGTATCAGTTTCACTTAAACAAGGGAAGTCAGAAGGGTCGTGAGATTGCTGATGATGATTTGCCGCTTGTTGGGAAGATGAATGTATCAACGAGTTTCACTCTTTGCTCGAATAGCTGTCGAGTAATGGAGACCGAGTTCACATTATTCCATAACATTGAAGTTTATGACAACAGATCAGAGTATTCTCATCACATGAAGAACAAGGGGCTAAAGAAAAAGGTGTCACAAGTTTTCAGAACCAATCCTTCATCAAAACACAGAACACTCTCAAGGTTTAACAGATCTGGTGCCGTAGCTGAGAGTTGTCTGTGGGATCCACAAATTGATTTATTAGATGCTAATGTTCCTCCGAATTTTGAGATGGCTTCCATTGTTGTTAAAGACCATCTTCCTTGTAATAGGCCGGAAAAAATAGGAGGTTGGGGCTTAAAATTTCTCAACAAATCTGGCGTAAACAAAACCGCATCGCCTTCTGAAAGTTGTAATCAAAATAACGATGACTGCTCATCGAGTATGAGCATTCTGATTCCAGCAGGCCTCCATGGTGGGCCTAGAACCAGAAATGGTGGTCCGTCTAGTCTGATAGATAGATGGAGATCTGGTGGTCACTGTGACTGCGGTGGTTGGGACGAGGGATGTCCTCTTACTGTACTTCAGAAAAGATCTAGCAAAGTAGAGGTTCTGTCTCAAGTAGATACAAAAGGCGAGTGCATGTCAGTTGATCTAGTTACTCAG GGTTCGAACGATATCAGCCCGGCCTTAAGGATGGTAAATGTTCACGGCGGTCTATATTATATTCATTTCAACCAACCTCTTTCTGCACTACAGTCTTTCTCCATAGCTGTGGCTATAATTCATATGCAAAGTCCCACCCTTCGGCCAAACAGTGCACAGGAGCTGTCATAG
- the LOC25484364 gene encoding AT-rich interactive domain-containing protein 2 isoform X2, with protein MANGSSLDRPEAETFTEFHKNGGCLVEGRVDSSDHDNDKAKQKSLFFQLFSAYLKENCSRGTVRPVPVMLGEGQLLDLYQLFALVKEKGGYDAVSRKGLWNSVIVELGLDLRVLASVKLVFDKYLNDFEGWLRKSFEEKSLKNGNDGYLNSLPIDLEKEFQNLFCSNLKDKDDDFVPLESSNIIKHIDLVNQKSDGYLLDTKNQNNKCDGLQNVNSDGHGGDDEKLGTGVKDDITASCAETEKEFNSRKRNRESPAAQPLTEPSKGKEYKGYQDIFVQMLRARDVLSVRKHAEPNRGSSSKIHPAKYEDPVSLGQQGRVNLRRSKRLSMSLKLHAMESEKSPMEKTTGKPDIVINKKKPTTKAAVRKKKKSTANAAGTEEKKYDPFSDDSRDKVVSVGPLFQVEVPQWTGVVYGSDSKSLGTQVWPVKDDSRPTTETDLVGRGRRGKCSCNVQGSVDCVRLHIAANRMKLKFELGSAFYHWGFDKMGEEVSLQWTGDEEKRFKDIMSLKIPSQNKSFWNNPSSYFQKRTRKDMVRYYFNVYLIQLRSYQNRVTSETVYSDDDEIEFESFGDGFGRKAIKRPSIEFKECSENK; from the exons ATGGCAAACGGGTCATCCCTTGATCGGCCTGAAGCTGAAACTTTTactgaatttcataaaaatggcGGTTGTCTTGTCGAGGGTCGTGTTGATAGTTCTGATCATGACAATGACAAGGCTAAACAAAAATCTttgttttttcaacttttttcgGCTTACCTAAAGGAGAATTGTAGTAGAGGCACTGTGAGGCCTGTGCCAGTCATGCTCGGTGAGGGTCAATTGCTTGATTTATATCAATTATTCGCCCTTGTGAAGGAAAAAGGCGGGTATGATGCGGTATCGAGAAAAGGGTTGTGGAATTCTGTGATAGTTGAACTGGGTTTGGACCTTCGTGTTCTAGCTTCGGTGAAATTAGTTTTTGACAAATATCTGAATGATTTCGAAGGTTGGCTCAGGAAATCTTTCGAAGAGAAGAGTTTAAAAAATGGGAATGATGGGTATTTGAACTCATTGCCAATAGATCTAGAAAAAGagtttcaaaaccttttttgcTCAAATCTAAAGGACAAAGATGATGATTTTGTCCCGTTAGAATCGAGTAACATCATAAAGCACATTGATTTGGTTAACCAGAAGAGTGATGGTTATTTATTAGacactaaaaatcaaaataacaaatgCGATGGTCTCCAAAATGTTAACAGTGATGGTCATGGCGGCGACGATGAAAAATTGGGCACTGGTGTTAAGGATGATATAACCGCCTCTTGTGCGGAAACTGAGAAGGAATTTAATTCTCGCAAACGTAATCGGGAATCGCCTGCAGCTCAACCATTAACAGAACCATCAAAGGGGAAGGAGTATAAAGGATACCAGGACATTTTTGTTCAGATGCTGAGGGCACGAGATGTTCTGTCGGTCAGAAAGCATGCAGAACCAAACCGTGGATCATCATCCAAG ATACATCCTGCCAAGTATGAGGATCCTGTTTCTCTTGGTCAGCAAGGTAGGGTGAATCTGAGACGTAGTAAAAGGCTCTCTATGTCTCTTAAGTTGCACGCTATGGAATCAGAAAAAAGTCCTATGGAGAAAACAACTGGCAAACCAGATATCGTGATCAACAAGAAAAAACCAACTACCAAAGCAGCtgtgagaaaaaagaaaaaatcaactgCCAATGCAGCTGGGActgaagagaaaaaatatgacCCATTTAGTGATGATTCTCGTGATAAGGTTGTTTCTGTTGGTCCTCTTTTCCAAGTGGAAGTCCCGCAATGGACTGGTGTAGTTTATGGGAGTGACTCTAAATCGTTAGGCACACAAGTATGGCCTGTTAAAGATGATTCAAGACCTACTACAGAAACAGATCTTGTTGGTAGAGGAAGACGAGGAAAGTGTAGCTGCAATGTTCAAGGTTCAGTTGACTGTGTAAGATTGCATATTGCTGCAAACAGGATGAAGCTGAAGTTTGAATTGGGTTCTGCATTTTACCATTGGGGATTTGATAAAATGGGTGAGGAAGTTTCACTTCAATGGACAGGTGATGAGGAAAAGAGATTTAAGGATATAATGAGTCTAAAAATCCCCTCCCAAAACAAGTCTTTTTGGAACAATCCGTCCAGTTACTTTCAAAAGAGGACAAGAAAAGACATGGTGAGATATTACTTCAATGTATATCTTATTCAACTAAGAAGCTATCAGAATCGAGTGACTTCGGAGACTGTTTACAGTGATGATGACGAAATCGAATTTGAATCTTTTGGTGATGGTTTCGGGAGGAAAGCTATCAAGCGTCCATCAATTGAATTCAAGGAGTGTTCAGAGAATAAGTAA
- the LOC25484364 gene encoding AT-rich interactive domain-containing protein 2 isoform X1, with amino-acid sequence MANGSSLDRPEAETFTEFHKNGGCLVEGRVDSSDHDNDKAKQKSLFFQLFSAYLKENCSRGTVRPVPVMLGEGQLLDLYQLFALVKEKGGYDAVSRKGLWNSVIVELGLDLRVLASVKLVFDKYLNDFEGWLRKSFEEKSLKNGNDGYLNSLPIDLEKEFQNLFCSNLKDKDDDFVPLESSNIIKHIDLVNQKSDGYLLDTKNQNNKCDGLQNVNSDGHGGDDEKLGTGVKDDITASCAETEKEFNSRKRNRESPAAQPLTEPSKGKEYKGYQDIFVQMLRARDVLSVRKHAEPNRGSSSKLVKIHPAKYEDPVSLGQQGRVNLRRSKRLSMSLKLHAMESEKSPMEKTTGKPDIVINKKKPTTKAAVRKKKKSTANAAGTEEKKYDPFSDDSRDKVVSVGPLFQVEVPQWTGVVYGSDSKSLGTQVWPVKDDSRPTTETDLVGRGRRGKCSCNVQGSVDCVRLHIAANRMKLKFELGSAFYHWGFDKMGEEVSLQWTGDEEKRFKDIMSLKIPSQNKSFWNNPSSYFQKRTRKDMVRYYFNVYLIQLRSYQNRVTSETVYSDDDEIEFESFGDGFGRKAIKRPSIEFKECSENK; translated from the exons ATGGCAAACGGGTCATCCCTTGATCGGCCTGAAGCTGAAACTTTTactgaatttcataaaaatggcGGTTGTCTTGTCGAGGGTCGTGTTGATAGTTCTGATCATGACAATGACAAGGCTAAACAAAAATCTttgttttttcaacttttttcgGCTTACCTAAAGGAGAATTGTAGTAGAGGCACTGTGAGGCCTGTGCCAGTCATGCTCGGTGAGGGTCAATTGCTTGATTTATATCAATTATTCGCCCTTGTGAAGGAAAAAGGCGGGTATGATGCGGTATCGAGAAAAGGGTTGTGGAATTCTGTGATAGTTGAACTGGGTTTGGACCTTCGTGTTCTAGCTTCGGTGAAATTAGTTTTTGACAAATATCTGAATGATTTCGAAGGTTGGCTCAGGAAATCTTTCGAAGAGAAGAGTTTAAAAAATGGGAATGATGGGTATTTGAACTCATTGCCAATAGATCTAGAAAAAGagtttcaaaaccttttttgcTCAAATCTAAAGGACAAAGATGATGATTTTGTCCCGTTAGAATCGAGTAACATCATAAAGCACATTGATTTGGTTAACCAGAAGAGTGATGGTTATTTATTAGacactaaaaatcaaaataacaaatgCGATGGTCTCCAAAATGTTAACAGTGATGGTCATGGCGGCGACGATGAAAAATTGGGCACTGGTGTTAAGGATGATATAACCGCCTCTTGTGCGGAAACTGAGAAGGAATTTAATTCTCGCAAACGTAATCGGGAATCGCCTGCAGCTCAACCATTAACAGAACCATCAAAGGGGAAGGAGTATAAAGGATACCAGGACATTTTTGTTCAGATGCTGAGGGCACGAGATGTTCTGTCGGTCAGAAAGCATGCAGAACCAAACCGTGGATCATCATCCAAG TTGGTGAAGATACATCCTGCCAAGTATGAGGATCCTGTTTCTCTTGGTCAGCAAGGTAGGGTGAATCTGAGACGTAGTAAAAGGCTCTCTATGTCTCTTAAGTTGCACGCTATGGAATCAGAAAAAAGTCCTATGGAGAAAACAACTGGCAAACCAGATATCGTGATCAACAAGAAAAAACCAACTACCAAAGCAGCtgtgagaaaaaagaaaaaatcaactgCCAATGCAGCTGGGActgaagagaaaaaatatgacCCATTTAGTGATGATTCTCGTGATAAGGTTGTTTCTGTTGGTCCTCTTTTCCAAGTGGAAGTCCCGCAATGGACTGGTGTAGTTTATGGGAGTGACTCTAAATCGTTAGGCACACAAGTATGGCCTGTTAAAGATGATTCAAGACCTACTACAGAAACAGATCTTGTTGGTAGAGGAAGACGAGGAAAGTGTAGCTGCAATGTTCAAGGTTCAGTTGACTGTGTAAGATTGCATATTGCTGCAAACAGGATGAAGCTGAAGTTTGAATTGGGTTCTGCATTTTACCATTGGGGATTTGATAAAATGGGTGAGGAAGTTTCACTTCAATGGACAGGTGATGAGGAAAAGAGATTTAAGGATATAATGAGTCTAAAAATCCCCTCCCAAAACAAGTCTTTTTGGAACAATCCGTCCAGTTACTTTCAAAAGAGGACAAGAAAAGACATGGTGAGATATTACTTCAATGTATATCTTATTCAACTAAGAAGCTATCAGAATCGAGTGACTTCGGAGACTGTTTACAGTGATGATGACGAAATCGAATTTGAATCTTTTGGTGATGGTTTCGGGAGGAAAGCTATCAAGCGTCCATCAATTGAATTCAAGGAGTGTTCAGAGAATAAGTAA
- the LOC25484364 gene encoding AT-rich interactive domain-containing protein 2 isoform X3: MLGEGQLLDLYQLFALVKEKGGYDAVSRKGLWNSVIVELGLDLRVLASVKLVFDKYLNDFEGWLRKSFEEKSLKNGNDGYLNSLPIDLEKEFQNLFCSNLKDKDDDFVPLESSNIIKHIDLVNQKSDGYLLDTKNQNNKCDGLQNVNSDGHGGDDEKLGTGVKDDITASCAETEKEFNSRKRNRESPAAQPLTEPSKGKEYKGYQDIFVQMLRARDVLSVRKHAEPNRGSSSKLVKIHPAKYEDPVSLGQQGRVNLRRSKRLSMSLKLHAMESEKSPMEKTTGKPDIVINKKKPTTKAAVRKKKKSTANAAGTEEKKYDPFSDDSRDKVVSVGPLFQVEVPQWTGVVYGSDSKSLGTQVWPVKDDSRPTTETDLVGRGRRGKCSCNVQGSVDCVRLHIAANRMKLKFELGSAFYHWGFDKMGEEVSLQWTGDEEKRFKDIMSLKIPSQNKSFWNNPSSYFQKRTRKDMVRYYFNVYLIQLRSYQNRVTSETVYSDDDEIEFESFGDGFGRKAIKRPSIEFKECSENK; this comes from the exons ATGCTCGGTGAGGGTCAATTGCTTGATTTATATCAATTATTCGCCCTTGTGAAGGAAAAAGGCGGGTATGATGCGGTATCGAGAAAAGGGTTGTGGAATTCTGTGATAGTTGAACTGGGTTTGGACCTTCGTGTTCTAGCTTCGGTGAAATTAGTTTTTGACAAATATCTGAATGATTTCGAAGGTTGGCTCAGGAAATCTTTCGAAGAGAAGAGTTTAAAAAATGGGAATGATGGGTATTTGAACTCATTGCCAATAGATCTAGAAAAAGagtttcaaaaccttttttgcTCAAATCTAAAGGACAAAGATGATGATTTTGTCCCGTTAGAATCGAGTAACATCATAAAGCACATTGATTTGGTTAACCAGAAGAGTGATGGTTATTTATTAGacactaaaaatcaaaataacaaatgCGATGGTCTCCAAAATGTTAACAGTGATGGTCATGGCGGCGACGATGAAAAATTGGGCACTGGTGTTAAGGATGATATAACCGCCTCTTGTGCGGAAACTGAGAAGGAATTTAATTCTCGCAAACGTAATCGGGAATCGCCTGCAGCTCAACCATTAACAGAACCATCAAAGGGGAAGGAGTATAAAGGATACCAGGACATTTTTGTTCAGATGCTGAGGGCACGAGATGTTCTGTCGGTCAGAAAGCATGCAGAACCAAACCGTGGATCATCATCCAAG TTGGTGAAGATACATCCTGCCAAGTATGAGGATCCTGTTTCTCTTGGTCAGCAAGGTAGGGTGAATCTGAGACGTAGTAAAAGGCTCTCTATGTCTCTTAAGTTGCACGCTATGGAATCAGAAAAAAGTCCTATGGAGAAAACAACTGGCAAACCAGATATCGTGATCAACAAGAAAAAACCAACTACCAAAGCAGCtgtgagaaaaaagaaaaaatcaactgCCAATGCAGCTGGGActgaagagaaaaaatatgacCCATTTAGTGATGATTCTCGTGATAAGGTTGTTTCTGTTGGTCCTCTTTTCCAAGTGGAAGTCCCGCAATGGACTGGTGTAGTTTATGGGAGTGACTCTAAATCGTTAGGCACACAAGTATGGCCTGTTAAAGATGATTCAAGACCTACTACAGAAACAGATCTTGTTGGTAGAGGAAGACGAGGAAAGTGTAGCTGCAATGTTCAAGGTTCAGTTGACTGTGTAAGATTGCATATTGCTGCAAACAGGATGAAGCTGAAGTTTGAATTGGGTTCTGCATTTTACCATTGGGGATTTGATAAAATGGGTGAGGAAGTTTCACTTCAATGGACAGGTGATGAGGAAAAGAGATTTAAGGATATAATGAGTCTAAAAATCCCCTCCCAAAACAAGTCTTTTTGGAACAATCCGTCCAGTTACTTTCAAAAGAGGACAAGAAAAGACATGGTGAGATATTACTTCAATGTATATCTTATTCAACTAAGAAGCTATCAGAATCGAGTGACTTCGGAGACTGTTTACAGTGATGATGACGAAATCGAATTTGAATCTTTTGGTGATGGTTTCGGGAGGAAAGCTATCAAGCGTCCATCAATTGAATTCAAGGAGTGTTCAGAGAATAAGTAA
- the LOC25484366 gene encoding flotillin-like protein 1, which translates to MYRVAKASEYLVITGAGIEDIKLAKKSWVFPGQSCTVFDLSPVNYTFEVQAMSAEKLPFVLPAVFTIGPRVDDQESLLKYAKLISPHDKLSNHVKELVQGIIEGETRVLAASMTMEEVFRGTKEFKQEVFEKVQLELNQFGLLIYNANVKQLVDVPGHEYFSYLGQKTQMEAANQARVDVSEAKMKGEVGSKSREGQTLQNAAKINAETKVIAMQRAGESDKEGFRVRTEVKVFENQREAEVAESNSELAKKKAAWTKAAQVAEVEAAKAVALREAELQGEVERMNALTTTEKLKADLLSKASVQYETKVQEANWELYKKQKESEAILYEKKAEAEAQKALADATFYARKQAAEAELYAKKKEAEGIVTLGNAQGVYVSTLLNALGNDYTALRDYLMINGGMFQEMAKINAEAVHGLEPKISIWTNGGGITEGSMGMKEVAGVYKMLPPLFKTVHEQTGMLPPAWMGTLSDKSS; encoded by the exons atgtACAGGGTAGCAAAAGCATCCGAGTACCTGGTGATAACCGGAGCTGGAATCGAAGACATCAAACTTGCAAAGAAATCATGGGTTTTCCCTGGTCAATCTTGCACCGTCTTCGACCTCTCACCGGTGAACTATACCTTCGAAGTTCAAGCCATGAGTGCTGAAAAACTGCCTTTCGTTCTTCCCGCTGTCTTCACAATTGGTCCTCGTGTTGATGATCAGGAAAGCCTCCTCAAATACGCTAAACTGATTTCCCCTCATGATAAACTCTCGAATCATGTCAAGGAACTCGTTCAAGGAATCATTGAAGGGGAGACACGTGTCCTCGCTGCTTCGATGACCATGGAAGAGGTTTTCAGAGGAACAAAAGAGTTTAAACAAGAAGTATTCGAGAAAGTTCAACTCGAACTAAACCAATTCGGGTTATTGATTTACAATGCGAATGTTAAGCAATTGGTGGATGTGCCTGGTCATGAATATTTCTCCTATTTAGGGCAAAAGACGCAAATGGAAGCAGCGAATCAAGCTAGGGTTGACGTGTCAGAAGCTAAGATGAAAGGTGAAGTTGGCTCGAAATCTAGGGAAGGACAAACACTGCAGAATGCAGCAAAAATTAACGCGGAGACGAAAGTTATTGCTATGCAGAGGGCTGGAGAGAGTGACAAGGAGGGATTTAGAGTTAGGACTGAAGTGAAGGTTTTTGAGAATCAAAGAGAGGCTGAAGTGGCTGAGTCTAATTCTGAGTTGGCGAAGAAGAAAGCGGCTTGGACTAAGGCGGCTCAAGTGGCTGAAGTCGAAGCTGCTAAAGCTGTGGCTCTAAGGGAAGCTGAGTTGCAGGGTGAGGTTGAGAGGATGAATGCTTTGACTACTACTGAGAAGCTTAAAGCTGATTTACTTAGCAAAGCTAGTGTTCAGTATGAAACCAAG GTACAAGAGGCTAACTGGGAAttatacaagaaacaaaaagaatcaGAAGCAATTCTGTATGAGAAGAAGGCAGAGGCAGAAGCACAGAAAGCATTGGCAGATGCAACATTTTATGCGCGCAAGCAAGCAGCTGAAGCAGAGCTATACGCAAAGAAAAAAGAGGCAGAAGGGATTGTGACACTTGGGAATGCTCAAGGAGTGTATGTAAGTACACTTCTCAATGCACTTGGAAACGACTACACAGCTCTAAGGGATTACTTGATGATAAATGGTGGCATGTTTCAAGAGATGGCTAAGATCAATGCTGAGGCAGTACATGGACTTGAACCTAAGATTAGTATTTGGACTAATGGAGGCGGAATAACGGAAGGTTCTATGGGCATGAAAGAGGTTGCTGGTGTTTACAAGATGCTGCCACCTCTGTTTAAGACTGTCCATGAGCAAACAGGCATGTTGCCTCCTGCTTGGATGGGAACCTTATCCGACAAAAGCTCTTAA
- the LOC25484369 gene encoding uncharacterized protein — MATKEIPSGKNENSVKATWKVPSDTKILLDLCMVEIRKYGKPGLAFRNRKWEEIREEFNKRADKNYNQKQLKNRMDTLRSDWTTWKQLIGKETGLGWNPQIGNIDADASWWDAKIRENVKYLKFRYQGLEFLDELEFIYRDAVATSQHQWTPALGVPLESNGKNTTTNVPQEIIDSDDSEFDIGDHFSPVENTQPKKKRKVSPNIGEKVTKGKAKVGTTTTMRKTFERLVEAAEGHNEVEKAQIAATSHVHGEYSIPVCVKLLKSAKDDGFLNGQQFSYALEMLKDEQNRVLLMTLKDSKEDLVEWVLYNYVDKKPSNI; from the exons ATGGCTACTAAAGAAATCCCTTCaggtaaaaatgaaaattcagtAAAAGCAACTTGGAAAGTTCCATCGGATACCAAAATTTTACTTGACTTATGTATGGTTGAGATCCGTAAATATGGAAAGCCAGGTCTTGCTTTTAGGAATAGGAAATGGGAGGAAATACGTGAAGAATTCAATAAACGTGCTGATAAAAATTATAACCAAAAGCAGTTGAAAAATAGAATGGATACTTTGAGAAGTGATTGGACGACATGGAAACAATTAATTGGTAAAGAAACAGGTTTGGGATGGAATCCTCAGATAGGAAATATTGATGCTGATGCTTCATGGTGGGATGCTAAGATAAGG GAgaatgtaaaatatttaaaatttcgttaTCAAGGTTTGGAGTTTCTTGATGAATTGGAATTCATATATAGGGATGCAGTGGCAACAAGTCAACACCAATGGACACCGGCTTTGGGTGTGCCATTAGAATCTAATGGCAAAAATACTACTACAAATGTGCCACAAGAAATAATTGACTCTGATGATAGTGAATTTGATATTGGTGACCACTTTAGCCCTGTGGAAAATACTCaacccaaaaagaaaagaaaggtttCACCAAATATTGGAGAGAAAGTGACAAAGGGAAAGGCAAAGGTTGGGACAACAACAACTATGAGAAAAACATTTGAGCGGTTAGTTGAAGCAGCTGAAGGTCATAATGAAGTTGAAAAGGCTCAAATTGCGGCCACCTCTCATGTCCATGGAGAGTACTCTATTCCAGTCTGCgttaaattattgaaaagtGCAAAGGATGATGGTTTTTTGAATGGTCAACAATTTAGTTATGCTTTAGAAATGCTTAAAGATGAACAAAATCGAGTCCTACTGATGACCTTAAAAGATTCGAAGGAAGATTTGGTAGAGTGGGTTCTATACAACTATGTTGATAAGAAACCATCTAATATTTAG